In Carettochelys insculpta isolate YL-2023 chromosome 3, ASM3395843v1, whole genome shotgun sequence, the genomic stretch CCTTACTGTAAAGGAAATATTAATTAATaaccataataataataatcaccaGAAAAAATCCACCATCCCcacatttttaattgaaaatcaGGTTGAATGTCATGAGGATCTGATAGCATCCTAGCTTCTATCAGAGTAATCATGGATTTGTTACACCTGTCATTTGTTATACTGGTTAGCTGTCCATGTGCCTtcccagtcctgacccacaggagTTTCTTATGACTGATGTTGGTGAACAGGCATGACGCAGGTACAGCCTACAGTGATGAGCTGCTTTTCCAGCCGGTAGGTGTGCTGGCAGCCTCTCCTCTCCCGTCGGAGAATGAGGATCTCCTGCTGGATGGGGACAGAGTTCTTGCTGAAGTCCTCCTGCCCCAAGGCGTTCACGCAGCTGTAATGGCGGCACTTGGCCTCTGCGATCTCTTCCGGGAAGCGGTTGGGATCCTTGGTAATGCTGTGGATCAAGacacaaagaaaatgaattctgATCCATTGCCATTCCTTGGAGGACAATGCAGATCAGCAGGCCCTGAGTCTCCTCCATGAATCATTCAACAGAGTGATTCTTTTTCTTGGCCAATCACCTATTTCCAAATGGGGAGACCAGAGAGCAAGTGTGAGGAATCAGGATGGAATGCGGGGCAATAGGCACgtatataagacaaagccctgAAATCAGGGGTGTCCCTATAAAATAAGGGACAACAGGTcatcagtgttcccagtaagctctGTGCTTGTGCAACTGCTCCGGAGTGATTCatatgcctcccagctgattagcagagtgcacatAGCTAGCTTTcttgctggtggtgcacatcggtaCATGCATCCATGCATGTAACATATTATtccgcacatggctggaaaaatccacacaggggtggaaaagattagtgtGAACATTGCTGGTTACACTATTTCCAAATTAGTTCAATGCAGGATGCTTTTGGAGATGCATGCACAACCTTGGGGCTCATTCCTGAGCCTAAGCTagtgagaaacttttaccctgaaGCAAACAGGCAGATAAGGCTTGTAATTTTAGTCTACAGAACAAATAGAAAATACAGTCTACTTAATAAACAAGTTGACAATATTCTTAGTTCTATACATGACTATGTTTATTGTAAATTTGCCCCAAGAATAGGAATATTGGAGTGGCTATATCAGATCAGCTAATGTCCCTCTAGCCTATGATCCTGTCTCCAACAGGGGCTGGAATATCCTATAGCAGGGACTTTCCTAGTTCCTTATACACTGTGTAAAAGACACTTCCTTCTGTTCATTTTACATTTTACTTTGATCCTCAACAGGAGACAAGGTAAAGGCGTCTCCTCCGCCTATGTATGTTTGGAGTGATTTCCTGGAAATGGCTGAAAATTTCAGAGAGGGTTTTTCTCCTCTGTATCTGATGAATATAGTTATGCTTTGGGTGAAGACACCGATTGGAGTCTCCTGGCAAATGCATACAGTCCCCTTCGTATGTGCCCTGAACTGCCATTGGggtgaggggcaaagggggcagttgccctggggatcagcctttcaaaggggcccagagttctggccacagctgctgctactctggcagtggccagagctctagaCCCCTTTGATGTGCCGGGGCAGCACCACtccactgctgcacacagtgtgAGGGCATGGGTTGCTAGTGacatggtctgggcagcactgaggagtGGCTGTCCTAGGCCCCGTCCCTTCTGATCTTGGCCTGTGTAGCCgtgccccctctcccaccttgccccggggcccacagcagctgtctgcccctcTGTACATGCCAAAAGCACTCAAAGAACTTCCCATTCATGATGGGAACATACAAACAATTCTGCAGTGCAGTGTGCCTGGTGCATTTGCAGCCAGGGCAGATGTGCATATTACCTGTAATCCCAAGGagagagagaccggttcctgacatCAGGAGCTATTCTGATAGCATGACTGGGGTTGGTGATGTATATGTTGACTTTCACACTCAGAGGGAATCCGGAATTCTTCTGGGTCAGGCAATTGTGGCTCAGTTTCTCATCAGTGCCTTCCTCTTTGCCGGGTTTATGCTGTACAGCTCTCCCATGGGCTGAATTCTTAGCCGAGAGCAGCAGGATCAGCAGTAGCAGAAATGTCGTGAACTGAAAGAAACATCTTCCTTGAGTCTATTCAGATCCAATGCATGAGTGCTCAAAAAAGCTGCAGTGACACCCCCCTCGCGGTCTCTTACAAATGGTGAAAGGAAGAGTAACTCACCCATGGGGCACAGTGAATAGTGTTTTAGAGCAAAGG encodes the following:
- the LOC142010617 gene encoding interleukin-17F-like, giving the protein MAFARHPSLFTTFLLLLILLLSAKNSAHGRAVQHKPGKEEGTDEKLSHNCLTQKNSGFPLSVKVNIYITNPSHAIRIAPDVRNRSLSPWDYSITKDPNRFPEEIAEAKCRHYSCVNALGQEDFSKNSVPIQQEILILRRERRGCQHTYRLEKQLITVGCTCVMPVHQHQS